The Prosthecobacter fusiformis genomic sequence CCGGTTGCAATCTCGATTTTCAAGAACTACCCAAGAAAAAATGCTGAGATGCTTAATAGGTTAGCTGAAAAGGGGAGAGCCTCAGGTTTATGGAATTTGAGTCTGCATGAAAATCCGAGCTTCAACGAGACAGCTTACCTGGATTTAATTGATCAAAGTCCAATTTACGTATGCTCATCTTGGCAAGAAGGTGGTCCTTTGCCCGCTATGGATGTAATGAGCCGGGGGGGGGTGGTTGTGACTACAAGGGTGGGGCAAATGGAGGAGATTATTACTGATGGAGAATCGGGTTTCTTTTGCAGCAGCCAGGAGGAGTTCGAGGAGACTTTGGCCCGGCTTTTTGGGAACAGGAATGTGCTAGAACAAGCGCGAGGAAAATCTTTGGCCGCTTACAGACAACGCCGAGATAAGGCCATTATTCGAGAAACGGTGCAACAGGTGTTCACAAATATTTTAAGACATCCATGATTCAATTTTGTATAAACTGTCTTCGCAAGATTTGCGGAACTTTAGGCAGTAGTGATAAAATCGATCAAATGTTGATCGAAACGCGCATTGCCGCAGGTTTTTCCCGAGGAGCTGCTACTGCGGCCGTGCGCCGGCTTGACCCGGCAAATCCCAGGACTTGGGAGTTCGGAGCTTTCAGCCAGCATGGTGAGGACGGTATTTTAGACTATTTAATCTGCGGACTGGTCAGATCGAATCGTTTTTTTGTGGAGATTGCCGCGGCAGATGGTCTCGAGAACTGCACAGCCTGGCTGGCTCTGGCCGGAAAGTGGTCTGGCGTCATGGTTGAAGGTGACGAACATTTGGCTGCTCTTAGTCGCAGAACTTACCAAAACCGCGTTTGGAACGTAAATGTTGTCAACGATTTTGTCACTGTCGAAAATATATCCGAGATCCTTGGCCGATCACCATACAAGGATTTTGATGTCCTTTCCCTCGATATTGACAGTGTGGATTTCCATATTCTGAAAGCCACTTTGAATCTGGGTTATAAACCCAAGATTATTGCAGTGGAATATAACAGTGTTTTCGGACCTGAAGTTGCCGTTACAGTGCCCTACAAGGATGTTTTTAACCGATGGACCGAGCATGAAACTGGAATCTATTACGGAGCCTCCTTGGGCGCGTGGAAACTGCTGTTAGGACGTCACGGATATCGCTTCATCACCGTAGATTCATCTGGAACAAATGCATTCTTTGTTGATGAAAGTTGTTTCAAACCAGGTTATCTTGAAGCAGTCCAGGGCACAGAGTTCCTCAACAATGCGACCGATATCAATCCAACCGTTGCCATCCGAGATGGAGATGGTCATATCGTGCGGATGCTTGAACCTGAATGGAGGCGACAAATTAATATCATAAGTCATCTGCCGCTTGAAACAATCAATTGAATGAGCGCATGATGAAGCGGGTGGTATTTATAATGACAGTTATACTCGATGAGCACATAATGTGCCGCCTTGATCTGAATTAAATACATTATCGTCATGATCTCGGCATTCAAAGCCAAATTATTGCGTCGACCACCGCCCGCTGCTTTATGGGAGCCTGGTGATAAATTGGACTCTACCTTGGGCAGAATAGTGGTTAAAGGAATACGCAAACACCATATTCCTATGCCCGAGCCACCGATCATCTTCAGCGCAGATTGTGACACTGTGCGCTTCCCAAATCCTGTGGGGGTTTTCGATGGTTATCTCGTTGTTTTGGATTCAGCAACAGTTTCAGGACAGGATGGGTTTGTGCAGCTTAATGATGGTTCATTTTTAATACAGCCTGCCTGGCATGCTAACAATCTTGTGCCAAATCCTGTTTATTGGCGTCGCCGATTTACCTCTCCAGTCAGGCAACGAGGTAAATGGTTCAGTTGCCTACTGTTTTTTAGTTATGGTTATTACCACTGGATTTGTGATGTGTTGGCGAGATTTCATCGGGTGTTGGAATCGCTTCCTTTAGATACTAAGTTTCTGGTGCCTTGGAAGATGGAGACATGGAAGTGGGCGTCCTTGGAAGCGCTAGGCATTCAACGCGAACGCTGTGTTCAATTTCCACCGGACAGCCATTGGATTTTTGATGAGTTGTATTACGCGCCGCCATCGGCGATGACGGGCGACCATGACCCAGAAGCCATTCAATGGGTGCGGGATACTGTAGTGAATCACTATAATCTAACCAGCAGCTACGGTAAGAATACCCGTTTGTATCTGACCCGGCGTCACGCTGCTTCACGCCGGGTTCAGAATGAGGATCAACTTTGGCCTGTTTTGAAAGACGCCGGTTTTAAGCTAGTAGAAGCGGAGTATCTGACTTTCCGCGAACAAGTAGAGATCTTTTATCATGCCAGCATGGTATTGGCTCCTCACGGAGCGGGATTAACCAACATCACTTGGTGCCAGCCCGGAGCGACTGTTTTGGAAATCTTCACTCCTTCATCATCAGATCGGCGCTGCTACTGGACACTGGCTTCCGCTCTTGGACATTCATATGGGGCCATCGTTGGCCAAGAAGATGGAGAAAGGATGCAGTCCATGGATATCGTATGTCCACGTGACGTATTAGACCAAGCTCTCCTGTGGCGCGCGCCACATGTCTAACTGGTTACTATTTAAGTTTAGGAACATTTGATTAATTTAAGGTATGCCTAAGATTTCTGTCGTATTGCCTGTTCTGAATGGCTTACCCTATCTTATTGATGCCCTGGCCTCTTTGGAGAGCCAAACTTGCCAGGACTTTGAACTGCTACTATGGGACAATGGATCGAATGATGGAACAGTCATGGAGGCAAGGAAATGGATACCATCGCGGTTACCGGGACGGGTGATATCCGGAAATCCATTGCCACTTCATGAATGTCTGGCGCGATTGGTTGTTCTTTCTACCACAGAATTCTGCGCTCGCATGGACGCGGATGATGTGGCGCTTCCTGATCGTTTTTCCAAACAATTGTCTGCCCTTATAAATAATCCAAAGCTCGCCATGGTAGGCGGACAATGCATTAATATTGACGCTGAAGGTCAGATTCTTGAACTTCAGGAAAGTCTTCCTCTCACGCATGACGATATTGTGACACAAATGCTTGTTCGCAGCGCCCTGACCCATCCAGCTTTAATGTTCCGTCGCAGCGCCGTACTTCAGGCAGGGAACTACAGTTTCCCAAAGCCTGTAGAAGATCTTGACCTTTATTTGCGCATTGTAAATTTGTTTGAGGTTTGCAATCTTTCCTCTCCAGTCCTATATTATAGACTGCATGATTCCAGTGTCTGCCACCAGAACAGAGAGTTACAGTCAAAGCAGGCGTCAGAAAGAATTTGTAAACATGTTCGCCAAACTTATGGATTTTCGGAAAGTTCTTATCATAAACTCCAAGCCAACCGCTGCTTCTGCACACTGGCGCTCTTGCTTTGGAGTGCCTTCTACCGTGCGGGATGGCGGCCGCTCAGCTTTTTCCGTATTGTTTTTTCACATACTTTTGTGGAAAGCGGCCGTTGTTTAACAAGAAGATCTGACTGGCTCTCACGCGCGGGATTCAGGTTTCTAAAGTCACTTACATCTTCATGAATAACGACGATCAGACGACATTCCGACGTAATGATTATCAATCGATCTCAGGGGAACAGGAATTCTTTGTCACCCCTTTGCTTCGGCAAGCCATCGCGGATGTGATTGATCGATATCCGGCGCATTTGCGTGAAGCCGTCTGTCTAGACGTTGGGGCAGGGGAAGAGCCATTGCGCAGAGATATTGAAAAGAACGGCTACAACTACCAAAGTTTAGATATAGCACAAAACCAACTGAATTCAATTCAATATGTAACTCGAATTGATGTCCCGTTACCTGTGGGACTTGTCCCGGCGAATTATTTTGACTTGATTCTCTGTACGGAAGTCTTGGAGCATGTTCCGGATTGGAACACAGCATTCGCCAACCTATTTTCGCTTCTCAAACCCGGAGGGATTGTCCTCGTTACCACACCGTTTTTTTACATGCTACACGAGGAGCCACATGATTACTGGAGGCCAACTGACCACGCTCTGCGCCATCATGCGCTAATGGCTGGCTTTGAAGTTCTAGAATCCAAGCGACTAGGCTGTGGTTGGGAAGTTTTGGGCACGCTTATTTGTTCGACTTCAGTTTGCCGAAAGAAGAAAACTATTTTTTCTTATATCATGGCGATGCCTTTATATATCATCCATTTTTCACTAAAATTCTTATTGAAGCGTCGGCTTCTTCAGCAGTTTGCTGAGCTGCAGAGTATGTTTTACCTTGAAAATATATTTGTCTTTCAAAAACGACAAATTATGTCATTCAAAACTACGTAACTAAACTTAAGCGGCGTTAATGTGATCAAGCAGAACATTTATTGGACTTGATAGCTGGATTACTTTATTTTACATGGTGTCAAACTAATGTGGCATGTTATTTTCAATAAATTTACGGCACCGTCTGCTATTTAGAGGTATGTCCAGAAAAATATTTGTAATTGGTGGAGCGGGCTTTATCGGGAGCGTGGTTTCTAAAACTTTGTTGAACTCGCATGACGTTGTCGTTTGTGATTCAGCGGGCCGCTTAAGAAACCTGGGAGTTAAAGTTCCTGACAGTGTTAATTATGATTTTGGAGCGGATTCTCCGAAGAGAATTTCGTGTGAAAGGGGTGATGTGGCAGTGATCTTTTCCTGGAGGGGTTATCCAGCAGCACATGAGAATGACCCACTCGGGAAATTAATGATCAACTTAGACCATACACTGAAATTGGTTACCTGGTTAGTTGAACAAGGTGTTTCTGACTTGATTTATGCATCAAGTGGTGGAGCCGTTTATGGCGATTGTGGGTGCGAGCCGGTAAATGAAGCCACTCCATTGAAACCAGTTGGCTTTTATGGTATCGGCAAGGCTACTGCCGAAATGTACATTCGTAAAGTGTTGTGTGAAGCCAAAGTACGCTATATCATTCTGCGCATCGGAAACGCTTACGGACCGGGACAAATCGCTGACAATCTATCGGTCGGATTGATTGCCAAGGCTGTGGTCGCAGCGTGCACAGGAAGACCGCTTGAGCTGTGGGGGACGGGAGAAAAACGCCGCGATTATATACATGTCGAAGACATTGCAACAGCAGTCAGAACTGTGATAGACACACCATTGCTTCCAGCGGGAATCTATAATATTGGGTCGGGTAAAGCATTTTCAAATAAGGAGGTGATTGCAATGGTTAGAGCCACGCTTGAAATGGCGGTTCCGATCATCGATCGATCCGAACGGGGATTTGATGTCGGAAGCATTTGTCTGAGTACTCATGCCATACACGACAGAACTGGATGGAGGCCCACATGGACGATTGAGAAAGGGATTAAACAAATGGGTCTAATGTTGACTTCTTAAAAGAATGAAAATAGCTGTTATTTCAAATGTGTGTGGTTGCTCGTGGGCAGGCAGCGAAGAGGTTTGGTATCGGATGGCGCTAGCTGCACTGGCTGGGGGAGATGAAGTGACTGCTTGCCTGCATCGGGATTTGCACTCCGGAAATCCACTGGAATTATTCCGCGCAAGGGAGGGCCGCGTTTTGGCATGGCGAAGGGGACGCGTCGCGAGGATGGAGATGATATTCCAGACATTTCGGCCTAACTTCAGTGACGAGAAATTAGGAATGCCGGATTTAGTATTGCTATCCTGCGGCTCACTGCCCGCCATCACGCATGTGCCTGGTCTCATGGGCTATTTGCGTGGAACTGCAACCCGGTTTGCGGTGCTTTGCCTGTTTAATGCGGAAGCGCTCCATATTTCACCTTCAGAAAGGAACGACGTGGCATGGCTGCTGGAAAATGCCAAAAGCAGTATTTTCGTTGCAGCGCAGAACCGGTCTCTCGCGGTTCGTCAATTTGGTGTGAATTTGGACAATGCGGCGGTTCTCCACGGTCCGCTTCGCGAGTTATTTGACCAACCCGTGCCAATGCCTGGAGAGGCGGATGAGATTGTTTTTTCTTGTGTAGCCCGGCTAGACATACTCTGGAAGGCACAAGATATCCTCCTTGAGGTGCTAGGATCGGAATTGTGGAAAAACAGGACTTGGAAACTAAGGATTTATGGAGCCGGTGCAGATGAAAGCCATGTACGACACCTGGTGAAAATGTATGGGTTGCAGGAGCGTGTCTCTTTCGAAGGGTACGCCAATAATATGCGCGAAATCTGGAAGACCAGCCATGTCATGGTGTTGCCGTCACGAGGGGAAGGTACTCCCCTCGCCACCCTTGAAGCAATGATGTGTGGCCGTCCGGTCGTGACAACGGACGTTGGCGGCAACCGTGAGGTTCTGGAAGAGGGCATATCCGGATGGATAGCAGAGGCGGCTACACCGTATTCGTTTGGAAAGGCAATGGACCGGGCTTGGCAGGATAGAGCCCGGTGGGTTGAAATGGGTCGGCGCGCACATGATAAAGCTTTGGAAATTGCAAAACTTGAGCCTTCCCTGAAGCTGCTCGGCATATTGAAGTCTATTTAAGTGGTGGACTGGCTTTCGCGATTTTAAGCACAGCAAAAAAGGTATATATGAGACGAATGACAGAAAAAAATTGCGCGAATAGCATCGCTGATTGCTGCCTGCCGCTCAGTTATTTTTGGTTATGAATCATCCATTTTTCAGACATTGAGCGAAATTTCAGTTATCATTCCAGCTTATAATCGTGACTCGCTCATTCGAGACACGCTACTCAGTATTCTGGGTCAATCCGTTCCTGCATTTGAAATCATCGTGGTGGATGATGGTTCTACGGATCGCACCGCCGAGGTGGCGGAGGCATGTGGAAAAACGGTGCGAGTGATCCGTCAGACGAACGCTGGGCCAGCGGCCGCACGCAATCGCGGGTTCCGTGAGTCAACTGGTGATTATATCCATTTTTTCGATAGTGACGACATCGCGCTGCCCAACAAACACGAAGTGCAGTTAAGGGCATTGGAGCAAAGCGGTGCCGACATCGCCTATGGTCCCTGGATCAAAGGACGGATTAGCCAACGTGGTTTTGAACCCGAGAATGCAGTCCTGCAACAGCTCGGTCTTCCCAAAGGTGATTTGGTGCAAGCGTTGCTGACAAATTGGTCAATTGTCCCGCATGCCTGTCTGTTCCGACGTTCTATTGTTGAAAAGTCAGGTGGATTTCCCGAGCATCTGTATGTGGCAGAAGACCAGCTCATGTTCCTCCGGTGTCTTTTGGCCGGGGCAAGGGTCGTCCATTCTCCTGGAACGCTTGAGCTTTATCGGGTGGATAACAGCGATAAGCTCAGCACAGCGGATTCTAATCGCACGAGACACCTGACCCATTGGGCCCAGTTTCTGATAGATGCGGAGCATGAATGTGCAAAAAATGGAATCCGGGCGATAGATTGGTTTGGCTATCGCCGCCGACTGTGGGAAGCTCGGGAGTATCTTGTGAAAGATGAAGTAAAAGAAACAGATATAGTGTCTGAACTAAGCGATTTACTTGGTGGACCCGGGGGCGATTCGGTTTACTACTTCGAAAAAGTCTTTCAAAAAATCCGCAGGAGCCTCGGCCTAGGGCGTCAACACCCTAGCTTCGGGTGCGGTCCAATTGATGCCGATCAGGCAAGGATACTAGATGGTTTCACATGGTAGACGCTACCAAATGAAGATAATTAGAAATGGAACGCGACTTCACCGAAATACCTCTTAGGGATGAGATTCCTGGGCCTTTGCAACGGCGACTTGCCGCCTTATTTGAGAAGATCTGTTCAAGGCTCAACGGCTATAGTGGGGGGGGGGGGGAGAAGGTTTGGGAAAGGCATGAAATATGCGAAATGGATGTAGCGCATCAGGAGATTTGCCGTGCGATCAGCGAAGGCAGACCGTATGCCGTGGGGAGACTGGGCGGGGTCGAGGCAAGTGTCCTGATGTGGGCCTTGGGTATCAAAGCGGAAACTGGACTCTTGTCACAGCCCTTGGGATTCCTGGCAACCAGATTCGCTGCCACCAACGCCGGGATTCGGCCGAGAAACAAGCCTTCATACCGAACCTTCGCAAAGCTCTGTGAGGAAAGTCTGGAGATCCTAGATTGCCAAGGCGTTTGGAAAAACCCATACGAGGCATCATGCCTTGCGCTGTTACCCGAAAGGCGGCTTGTGGATGTTGAGACCCTCGCACCCAGTGACGTTCAGGGTGACCATTGGATGAATGCACTTGAGGGAAAAAGAGTATTAGTGGTGAGCCCGTTTGCTTCCACCATTCAAAGCCAGATCCCGAAGTTGGGCAGAGTTTGGGAAAAAAGAGGCTGGGTTCCAGGTGTCGAATTTACGGTCGTGTCTTTTCCATATCTTATTGATGAAAATTGCGATGAACCCTGGTGGCAGGTCTATACGCGCATCGCATCTGTCATTGCAAGTGCGGATTACGATGTGGGATTGTTCGGCTGCGGGGGCTTAGGTTTGCTTTTCGCTGCTGAAGCCAAGCGTTCAGGAAAGGTCGGGCTTCACCTCGGCGGGCATTTGCAGCTCCTTTTCGGCATCTATGGTAAAAGGCACCTGGAGCAGGAATGGTTTCGCAAAATGATCAATCAGGACTGGGTCCGGCCGATTTCGAGCGAAATCCCAAAAACCTCCCAAAGAGTCGAAAATGGTTGTTATTGGTGATAATGAAATCCATTCATAACAGGATAGTGTATTTGGCACTCGGAAATAGCTACGTCTCACAAGCGATTTTTTCCCTCCTTACGTTAGCACAGGTGTATCGTGGACAGAGGCCTGATATGGAAGTGGTCGTGTATTCGGATTCTTCGGCAAGCTTCCACGGTCTGCGGCGGTTCTTCGACCTAATGACGGTGGACGTCAACGGTGAGCGCCTGGTCAAGATGAAGGGACTTCACCGCGATGTCCTCAGAGCAAAAATCATGACGTTGCAGGAAACGATGGAGAGGGGGGACGCCAATCTCATCTATGTGGATACAGATACTATCTTTTTATGTAAAATCGACAGACTTTTTACTGAAATCGGATCAGGGCGACTATTTTTGCACAAACCTGAGTGGCCTTTGCGCAGGGGCCGCATGATTCATCCAGAACTTTGTCCTTCGGACATTTCCTTTGATTTGAAATCCGGCACAAAGATAAAAATCAGTGAAAGCTCAGTGATGTGGAACTCGGGTGTTGTGGGCATCAATGCGGGACGTAAGACACTCGTTGATGATGTTCTTTCACTGCATCACCAGTTTTACGCGATCTATCCGACCTGGCACGTCGAACAATTCTGTTACAGCCTGATTTTGGCTAACGCGGGTAATTTGAAGGGATGCCGAAAGTTCATCTTTCATTATTGGCATTCCAAGCAGATCACGTCACTGTATACCAATGTCGTTGAGAGTCATGCTAGCATAGACGAACGGACTTTGTTGAAAGCGGTAAACCGATGTAAAATCCGCATGATCTGGACGGGCCGAGCACTTTATTATGGTTACAGAATTAGGCTGTGGATTCGTAATCTGCCTGGTGTTTATATTTTATTTGTATCCGTGAGAGACCTGATTAAATACTTGTTCACTATAGCTTCTCAACAGACCCAATTTAAAAAATGATACCACTAAGCATAATTATCCTTAACTGGACGCATTTTCCTTTATTAGAAACATGAATGGATTCAAGCGCGCCGTGGTATAGTATAGTTAATTTAGCGAAGACCGATGAAGCAAGATGCCCATGGCTAAAATTTGATTATCGCCGTAGAATAGCGACAATTATCATCTTCAATGATTAAAGCCCCTAGTCCCGTTATGATTGGTGATGCAAATACCGCTAAAAAAAACCTTATTATTGGAGTAATTAAGGGATATGAGTACGGCGCCCTTAATAAATTTGTTAATTCCATCAAGAATACAAAATTTACAGGTGACGTTGTTTTACTTACTTCGAGTGTTAGTGACGAGACCATTTCTGAACTCGAGAGGCGGGGTATCAAGACTTGCGCATTTCAATATAGAGTTAATAGCGGGTCGATGAACTCCTGGAGCAGGTTTTGGCCAAAGATTAGGCCCTTGAAATCTATGATTCCATTTAAGATCATGAGATTCATCATGATGAGAATATTTCACCTAATGGATGTGAGACATTTTCACATGAGAGACTTCCTTGAACGAAATAAGGATAAATATGGATTAGTTCTGATGACAGATGTGCGGGACGTTGTTTTTCAGACTGACCCATTCGAAATTCCTCTTGGTGGAGACGTGGAGTTTTTTGAAGAAAGTTCTATTGTGAAAATTAAAGATTGCAGCTTCAACTCTGGAGCTATTCGAGAGAGATTTGGATCAGAAATCTTGCAGGAATGTCAGGATCAGCCTATCCATTGTTTTGGAACAGTGCGTGGATCAATTGGGGGTATTCTTTCATTCTTAAAGATGTATGAGGTTTATTGTATGGAAGCGATTCAGTATGCCACAGGAACGGCTGACCAGGGAATTCTAAACGTCATGATT encodes the following:
- a CDS encoding glycosyltransferase, which gives rise to MKTLVARMFDRRPSILVLHDIDGWALDHVFQLWFGDSCNFRVARLNWDKVSTPRAFQGHNLVVYGYLDIYLRFKSCPRKAVVIIHDPCELFPQVVNWHEVEPKPELIVLLRSLRAVVVISIELQTRLSSYGIKTYRIPTMSRLPVQEDCELTPLPPVAISIFKNYPRKNAEMLNRLAEKGRASGLWNLSLHENPSFNETAYLDLIDQSPIYVCSSWQEGGPLPAMDVMSRGGVVVTTRVGQMEEIITDGESGFFCSSQEEFEETLARLFGNRNVLEQARGKSLAAYRQRRDKAIIRETVQQVFTNILRHP
- a CDS encoding glycosyltransferase family 61 protein, whose product is MISAFKAKLLRRPPPAALWEPGDKLDSTLGRIVVKGIRKHHIPMPEPPIIFSADCDTVRFPNPVGVFDGYLVVLDSATVSGQDGFVQLNDGSFLIQPAWHANNLVPNPVYWRRRFTSPVRQRGKWFSCLLFFSYGYYHWICDVLARFHRVLESLPLDTKFLVPWKMETWKWASLEALGIQRERCVQFPPDSHWIFDELYYAPPSAMTGDHDPEAIQWVRDTVVNHYNLTSSYGKNTRLYLTRRHAASRRVQNEDQLWPVLKDAGFKLVEAEYLTFREQVEIFYHASMVLAPHGAGLTNITWCQPGATVLEIFTPSSSDRRCYWTLASALGHSYGAIVGQEDGERMQSMDIVCPRDVLDQALLWRAPHV
- a CDS encoding glycosyltransferase → MPKISVVLPVLNGLPYLIDALASLESQTCQDFELLLWDNGSNDGTVMEARKWIPSRLPGRVISGNPLPLHECLARLVVLSTTEFCARMDADDVALPDRFSKQLSALINNPKLAMVGGQCINIDAEGQILELQESLPLTHDDIVTQMLVRSALTHPALMFRRSAVLQAGNYSFPKPVEDLDLYLRIVNLFEVCNLSSPVLYYRLHDSSVCHQNRELQSKQASERICKHVRQTYGFSESSYHKLQANRCFCTLALLLWSAFYRAGWRPLSFFRIVFSHTFVESGRCLTRRSDWLSRAGFRFLKSLTSS
- a CDS encoding class I SAM-dependent methyltransferase; the encoded protein is MNNDDQTTFRRNDYQSISGEQEFFVTPLLRQAIADVIDRYPAHLREAVCLDVGAGEEPLRRDIEKNGYNYQSLDIAQNQLNSIQYVTRIDVPLPVGLVPANYFDLILCTEVLEHVPDWNTAFANLFSLLKPGGIVLVTTPFFYMLHEEPHDYWRPTDHALRHHALMAGFEVLESKRLGCGWEVLGTLICSTSVCRKKKTIFSYIMAMPLYIIHFSLKFLLKRRLLQQFAELQSMFYLENIFVFQKRQIMSFKTT
- a CDS encoding NAD-dependent epimerase/dehydratase family protein, giving the protein MSRKIFVIGGAGFIGSVVSKTLLNSHDVVVCDSAGRLRNLGVKVPDSVNYDFGADSPKRISCERGDVAVIFSWRGYPAAHENDPLGKLMINLDHTLKLVTWLVEQGVSDLIYASSGGAVYGDCGCEPVNEATPLKPVGFYGIGKATAEMYIRKVLCEAKVRYIILRIGNAYGPGQIADNLSVGLIAKAVVAACTGRPLELWGTGEKRRDYIHVEDIATAVRTVIDTPLLPAGIYNIGSGKAFSNKEVIAMVRATLEMAVPIIDRSERGFDVGSICLSTHAIHDRTGWRPTWTIEKGIKQMGLMLTS
- a CDS encoding glycosyltransferase family 4 protein, with amino-acid sequence MKIAVISNVCGCSWAGSEEVWYRMALAALAGGDEVTACLHRDLHSGNPLELFRAREGRVLAWRRGRVARMEMIFQTFRPNFSDEKLGMPDLVLLSCGSLPAITHVPGLMGYLRGTATRFAVLCLFNAEALHISPSERNDVAWLLENAKSSIFVAAQNRSLAVRQFGVNLDNAAVLHGPLRELFDQPVPMPGEADEIVFSCVARLDILWKAQDILLEVLGSELWKNRTWKLRIYGAGADESHVRHLVKMYGLQERVSFEGYANNMREIWKTSHVMVLPSRGEGTPLATLEAMMCGRPVVTTDVGGNREVLEEGISGWIAEAATPYSFGKAMDRAWQDRARWVEMGRRAHDKALEIAKLEPSLKLLGILKSI
- a CDS encoding glycosyltransferase family 2 protein — translated: MSEISVIIPAYNRDSLIRDTLLSILGQSVPAFEIIVVDDGSTDRTAEVAEACGKTVRVIRQTNAGPAAARNRGFRESTGDYIHFFDSDDIALPNKHEVQLRALEQSGADIAYGPWIKGRISQRGFEPENAVLQQLGLPKGDLVQALLTNWSIVPHACLFRRSIVEKSGGFPEHLYVAEDQLMFLRCLLAGARVVHSPGTLELYRVDNSDKLSTADSNRTRHLTHWAQFLIDAEHECAKNGIRAIDWFGYRRRLWEAREYLVKDEVKETDIVSELSDLLGGPGGDSVYYFEKVFQKIRRSLGLGRQHPSFGCGPIDADQARILDGFTW